Genomic segment of Panicum virgatum strain AP13 chromosome 2K, P.virgatum_v5, whole genome shotgun sequence:
TCGTCCAGGTCGTGCAGCACCAGCTCCGTCTGCGGGACGTGCCCGTGCTCCTCCACCAGGCCCTTCATCACCTCCTCCAGCTTGGCGTGGATCTCGTCGGTGCGCGGGTGGCTCGTGTCGCCGGCCACGAACTCGGTCACCTGCCGCCCGATCTCGATGGCGCTGCACCCGGGCTCCTTCTGGATGCCGCTCGCCTTCATCATCGACCGCACCCGCCCCACCTCCTGCCACTTCCCGACCGCCGCGTAGATGTTGGACAGCAGGATGTACATCCCGGAGTTGGCGAGGCCATTGGCCACGAGGTAGTCGGCGATCCGCTGGCCCAGCGCCATGTTCTTGTGAAGCCGGCAGGCGGCGAGGAGCGACACCCACATGACGGCGTCAGGCTTCATCTTCATGCTCTGGACAAGGTCGAATGCCTCTTCTATGAGCCCTGCTCGgccgaggaggtccaccacgcAACCGTAGTGCTCGATCTTGGGCTCAATGCCGTACTCCTGCTCCATTGACTTGAAGAACTTGCGGCCTTCGTCAACCAGACCGGAATGGCTGCAGGCATTGAGGATGCCGAGGAACGTTATGTCCGTCGGCCACAGGCCCTGTGCCCGCAACTGATCGAACATCTCAATTGCTTTTCTGCTATGCCCGTGCATTGCATAGCCGTTGATCATGGCGTTCCACACGACGATGTCCTTGTCATTCAGGCCATCGAACACTGCAACGGCATCCTCCAAGCTCCCGCACTTGTAGTACATGTCGATGAGCGCCGTGCCGATTCTGGCATTGAGACGAACTCGAGGACTGTTCTTCACGAACGAGTGAAGCCACTTCCCGGACTCTGTCGTGCCGAGCTGCGCCACCGCGGAGAGCGCGAGCACGACTGAGACCTCGTCGGGCTCGACGCCCGACCTCAGCATCCGCCGGAACAGCCGGAGCGCCTCGTTCGGCCTCCCGTGCTGCGTGTACCCGTCGATCATGGCGTTCCAGCAGATGAAGTCCTTCTTGGGCAAGCCGTTGAACAGGCTGCGCGCGTCGTCGACCGCGCCCATCTTGGCGTAGCAGGTGAGCATGGCCGTGACGGACACCAGGTGCGGGTCCGGCTGCATCTCGTCGAacagcgcgcgcgccgccgcggcgtcccccGCCCGCGCGTACATGCCGAGGAGCGCGGTGGCGACGTAGGAGTCGCCGGAGAGCGCCAGCTTGACGGCGTAGCCGTGCAGTGCCCGGCCGACCgcgaggccgccgcggccgttgCAGGCGGGGAGGGAGGCGGAGAGGGTGTGCGTGGTGGGGAGGAGGCCCTGGGACAGCATGTCGGAGaggagcgcgagcgcggcgaggtggaggccgCGGGAGGAGTGCGCGTGGATGGTGGAGGTGTAGAAGACGGCGGTCGGGTCCGGCGAACGCCGGAggagcgcgacggcgaggtcgaggcggccgGACGCGGCGTAGGCGCGCTGGAGGCGGAAGTCGACGGCTTTGTCGCGGTCGACGCCGGCGCGCACCGCCGCGGCGTGGAGCTCGGAGGTGCGGCGCGCGGACGCGCAGCCcgccaggagcgccgccgcgcggtccGCCGTGAGCGTGGCATGCTGGCCACCGGAGGACGAGTGTCTGGTcggggcgggggaggggagcacggcaccggcggcggtggaCATGGGAAGCCGACGCGGCGAAGTGGGAGCTGCTCGCTCGAATTGTATCTTATCTTCAATTCAGTTCAGCACCGAGCGCAGCAGCAGTAAGCGATATTTGTGAAAGGCGCCAAATCCTTCAGTTCTTGAGTTGTTTAGAAgataaattattttttcttcttACTGAGAATataaatttaataaaaaattatatggaGACAAAAAAATCCAAGTTTCCGGATGAACTTTCAGCATGTATTATGTCCTGTCTGAAATTTACAGAACAGAGAATACGAAATGAAAACGCGAGTCACGTATAGTGTCAAAAACATGAGATTCTGTAAGCATGTTGGATCAcgcaaaaaataaaataatcagCGTTGAACGGCAAACATTCGGGCTAAAGGCAGTCATATTTCATCGAGTTCTCTACTTCATACGCCTGAACAGAATGGAACTGCCTTGCATCAACGAATGGGCCTGCTTCACCTGCCGGACCAGGCCACTGCACATTTCAGCATAATCAACCCTATAAACAGATATATGGGGGCAAATCTGAATTGAATTGAATAATCCAACCAATCTATAAACTATATCGCAATTCCCATTGATAAGTAAACCAGAGTTGCACCATCCACTCAGTTCAAAAGAATTCTAGAGCTTAACCGGGGATGAAATAAAACTAcacatttttttcaaaaaataaaaccaCACATCAACTCAAATGCCTATGTCTATGTATGTAACTCAACTAAGCTTCTCCACACTCAGCAACAGACCGCAAGCATCGCAGGCGAACAACAGGAGTAACGCAGCAGCTTAGTTCTTTCCCCCAATTTCCTTCAGAGCACAGATCTGTTCCTCACCCATGGCGGACATCACAGTCAGGATAATGTCATTTCCATCATCATATCCACTCTTGATCTGCAGGGTAGCATTTAAAGCGACTAAGAGAGTTGGTAAAGAAGCAACAGAGGTGAAAGCTGTTGCGCCATCGACCAAGTTTGAGCTAATGCACTGACCTGGGCTTGCAGATTTTCATCAGTGGGAAGCTTCAGGTCATCCTTAGTGTTGCCACTCTCCATCAAAAGGCTAACCTGTAAAGTGACCTCCCCACTTGTTATAAACAGATAAGCATTGCCAAAAAGACAATTGAATGGAAGAAAGGCTAGGTGTTGGAAACAAACATACGTATCCGTCTTCAGAAATATCAATCAGCTGATACTCAGTGCGGGAAACATGTGGAACCTGTAAGATGCAAAGAGGAAACAAATGGTTAAAACAAATTCTGTGCGTGTGTAACCGAATCAGAATGTGAGATGTGATAGCTTACGTCGCAATTGTGAGATGAAGGAACAATATCCTCTAGCTTCTTTCCATTGAAAATGTCAAATGCCGACAAAGTGGCAACTTGGCATGACCATGCTTCCCAGTCTTGGAAGTGGAGACCTCAACAACCTTTAGAAAAAGGTACACCAAAATTTGAGCAAATACTT
This window contains:
- the LOC120660059 gene encoding pentatricopeptide repeat-containing protein ELI1, chloroplastic-like, which codes for MSTAAGAVLPSPAPTRHSSSGGQHATLTADRAAALLAGCASARRTSELHAAAVRAGVDRDKAVDFRLQRAYAASGRLDLAVALLRRSPDPTAVFYTSTIHAHSSRGLHLAALALLSDMLSQGLLPTTHTLSASLPACNGRGGLAVGRALHGYAVKLALSGDSYVATALLGMYARAGDAAAARALFDEMQPDPHLVSVTAMLTCYAKMGAVDDARSLFNGLPKKDFICWNAMIDGYTQHGRPNEALRLFRRMLRSGVEPDEVSVVLALSAVAQLGTTESGKWLHSFVKNSPRVRLNARIGTALIDMYYKCGSLEDAVAVFDGLNDKDIVVWNAMINGYAMHGHSRKAIEMFDQLRAQGLWPTDITFLGILNACSHSGLVDEGRKFFKSMEQEYGIEPKIEHYGCVVDLLGRAGLIEEAFDLVQSMKMKPDAVMWVSLLAACRLHKNMALGQRIADYLVANGLANSGMYILLSNIYAAVGKWQEVGRVRSMMKASGIQKEPGCSAIEIGRQVTEFVAGDTSHPRTDEIHAKLEEVMKGLVEEHGHVPQTELVLHDLDESAKEKALAVHSEKLAVAFGLISSPPGAAIKIVKNLRACADCHAVLKLVSKITGRKIVFRDRNRFHHFVDGACSCGDYW